From one Catenuloplanes nepalensis genomic stretch:
- a CDS encoding cytochrome P450 has product MTTATRTVDDLTGPRPLPIVGNLVQMRTDRDGHRAYDRWAREYGPTYLLRFGKLPIVVTGDGPIVEAVLRDRPDGFTRTRVGPVLEGLGVHGVFSAEGARWRRLRKMAAQSLNAAYLREYFTTITRSSGRLRARWAHAAGENRPVDVLDDMMRFTLEVTTALAIGHDLDAFAGDTGLHRRLAELFPEIGRRLYAPVPLHNWITLPRDRRRARVMREVDALVRSSYRQAKDRMATGAKPRTFLEALVAPLAGEAEFSHGELFGNVLTMLLAGQDTTSSAAAWTLHHLARHPEAQQRVREEATAAFGPDGTPADPGALRALPFTDAVIQETMRLRPVAPVMGFRPTRDTVLPGSGYDLRLPAGQSILLLLSHGARAVDAPDEFRPDRWLGDNPPAPAPLHPFGAGPRFCPGRNLALLETALVAGLLCRDFQLTPDGGPVGERLAFTAFPTDLRLRLTPLR; this is encoded by the coding sequence GTGACCACCGCAACGCGCACCGTCGATGACCTGACCGGGCCCCGGCCGCTGCCGATCGTCGGGAACCTGGTGCAGATGCGCACCGACCGTGACGGGCATCGCGCGTACGACCGGTGGGCGCGCGAATACGGCCCCACGTACCTGCTGCGATTCGGGAAGCTGCCGATCGTGGTCACCGGCGACGGGCCGATCGTCGAGGCGGTGCTGCGCGACCGGCCGGACGGCTTCACCCGTACCCGCGTGGGCCCGGTTCTCGAAGGTCTGGGTGTGCACGGCGTGTTCAGCGCCGAGGGCGCGCGATGGCGGCGGCTGCGGAAGATGGCCGCGCAGAGCCTGAACGCGGCCTACCTGCGGGAGTACTTCACCACGATCACCCGATCCAGCGGCCGGCTGCGGGCCCGGTGGGCGCACGCGGCCGGCGAGAACCGGCCGGTCGACGTGCTCGACGACATGATGCGCTTCACGCTCGAGGTGACCACCGCGCTGGCGATCGGCCACGACCTCGACGCGTTCGCCGGCGACACCGGCCTGCACCGCCGCCTGGCCGAACTGTTCCCGGAGATCGGCCGCCGCCTCTACGCCCCCGTTCCGCTGCACAACTGGATCACGCTCCCCCGCGACCGCCGCCGCGCGCGGGTGATGCGCGAGGTCGACGCGCTGGTCCGGTCGTCCTACCGGCAGGCGAAGGACCGGATGGCCACCGGCGCGAAACCACGCACGTTCCTGGAGGCGCTGGTCGCGCCGCTCGCCGGGGAGGCCGAGTTCAGCCACGGCGAACTGTTCGGCAACGTGCTCACCATGCTGCTCGCCGGCCAGGACACCACCTCCTCGGCCGCCGCGTGGACGCTGCACCATCTCGCCCGACACCCCGAGGCCCAGCAGCGGGTACGCGAGGAGGCCACGGCCGCGTTCGGGCCGGACGGCACGCCCGCCGACCCGGGTGCGCTGCGCGCGCTGCCGTTCACCGACGCGGTCATCCAGGAGACGATGCGGCTGCGGCCGGTCGCGCCGGTGATGGGCTTCCGGCCGACGCGCGACACCGTGCTCCCCGGCAGCGGCTACGACCTGCGGCTGCCCGCCGGCCAGTCGATCCTGCTGCTGCTCTCGCACGGCGCCCGCGCGGTCGACGCGCCGGACGAGTTCCGCCCGGACCGCTGGCTCGGCGACAACCCGCCCGCGCCCGCGCCGCTGCACCCGTTCGGCGCCGGGCCGCGCTTCTGCCCCGGCCGCAACCTGGCACTGCTGGAGACGGCGCTGGTCGCCGGCCTGCTCTGCCGGGACTTCCAACTCACCCCGGACGGCGGCCCGGTCGGCGAGAGACTCGCGTTCACCGCGTTCCCGACCGACCTGCGGCTCCGCCTCACCCCGCTGCGCTGA
- a CDS encoding helix-turn-helix transcriptional regulator, whose translation MESWEFGSTLRRWRDRVAPEAAGVPVGRRRRAAGLRREELAALAGISADYLTRLEQGRATAPSAQVVEALARALRIDDAERDMLYRLAGHAAPGPDVVPSRVPPSVQRLLDRFSHTPVVVYDASWTLVLANAPYDALMGDTTAWHGLERNAIWRNLTGRNTRVVHTPRERAGLEAGLVADLRSTVSRYPADRALARLVERLRGCPGFAELWEADAPAQAPSRRKTIDHPAAGRITLDCDTLVVAQDDLRIMVYTAEPGTEDAERLALAIVLGTQSLVH comes from the coding sequence ATGGAGTCGTGGGAGTTCGGGTCGACGCTGCGGCGCTGGCGGGACCGGGTCGCACCGGAGGCGGCCGGCGTGCCGGTCGGGCGCCGGCGGCGGGCGGCCGGGCTGCGCCGGGAGGAGCTGGCCGCGCTGGCCGGGATCTCCGCGGACTACCTGACCCGGCTGGAGCAGGGCCGGGCGACCGCGCCGTCCGCGCAGGTGGTGGAGGCGCTGGCCCGCGCGCTGCGGATCGACGACGCCGAGCGGGACATGCTCTACCGGCTGGCCGGGCACGCGGCGCCGGGGCCGGACGTGGTGCCGTCCCGGGTGCCGCCGAGCGTGCAGCGGCTGCTGGACCGGTTCTCGCACACGCCGGTCGTGGTCTACGACGCGAGTTGGACGCTGGTGCTGGCGAACGCGCCCTACGACGCGCTGATGGGCGATACGACGGCGTGGCACGGCCTGGAGCGCAACGCGATCTGGCGCAACCTGACCGGCCGTAACACCCGGGTGGTGCACACCCCGCGGGAGCGGGCCGGCCTGGAGGCGGGGCTGGTCGCGGACCTGCGGTCGACCGTGTCGCGGTATCCGGCGGATCGCGCGCTGGCCCGGCTGGTGGAGCGACTGCGTGGCTGCCCCGGGTTCGCGGAGCTGTGGGAGGCGGACGCGCCCGCGCAGGCGCCGTCCCGGCGGAAGACCATCGACCATCCCGCGGCCGGCCGGATCACGCTGGACTGCGACACGCTGGTGGTGGCGCAGGACGACCTGCGGATCATGGTCTACACGGCCGAGCCGGGCACCGAGGACGCGGAGCGGCTCGCGCTCGCCATCGTCCTCGGCACCCAGAGCCTCGTCCACTGA
- a CDS encoding AfsR/SARP family transcriptional regulator — translation MWLQVLGPVRGRRDDVELELGPPQQRTLLAVLLAAAGEPVGMTTILDVLWGDAPPTAAAATVQQYVSRLRKIIEPARPARDSGGLLRRTPGGYQLAADDDQVDLLRWRALIRDARALYGADKAAAGAMFREAFALWTGPSAANLPPEARGHPVFTGLDREHVTTLVEAADDALSCGYGAALVPALDRAAVWHPFDEGVHAQLLRALAAAGRRADGLRRYREVRDRLVGELGIEPGPLLQSAHRSLLAEEAPAPGPVAEKKPEAVRPAQLPADLGSFSGRDVELDRLDSLAEGAMPLVVVGGLGGVGKTALALRWAHRVMSDYPDGQLYVDLRGFAPRNPPLSPVEALHGFLEALGVPRSNQPATLDGLSALYRSVLAGRKILVVLDNARDDEQVRPLLPGTAGCAVVVTSRSYLGGLAVDEGARSVGLDVFSDADAYRYLRSRLGKERVDAEPEAAAEIIEVCGGLPLALAICAAWTERSPAFTLGTVAAEIRRRAGLDAFAGVATGRDVRAVFSWSYRRLTAGAAELFRRLGLHPGGDVALGTVASIAGRGTPETLTLLAELADAHLISELRPGRYGAHDLVRAYAAELGEPAERQETLRRTLDHYLHSLLAGAQLVNPLRTPIDTGGTAEGVRPFRPRDTDEALAWFDEERENISAAMDAAEQHGLDPYLWYFAWGLNGYLMDQLGRWDEVIPAARRALAAAERQNSLWWRGYLHNALGICHHRFGDYAEAYRQWSLAVKAGREADDPVRTGIGLAGMASTLTDNGRWPTGEEIERAAAFADEAVALCGHLDREAPPGATDSYTMRARELLGICAEFFALRILHRTGDVEAAAAELRRGIEMHRGVGNWAREGWGWELLGRVYQHVGQDADAIEAYERGLALMQRWQWSGTEVLVSLAACHARLGDRAAASRLRARARRLADGVYHAYADQLRARLDAYEAAEG, via the coding sequence ATGTGGTTGCAGGTGCTCGGCCCGGTGCGGGGCCGCCGGGACGACGTGGAGCTGGAGCTCGGCCCGCCACAGCAGCGCACGCTGCTCGCGGTGCTGCTGGCCGCGGCCGGCGAGCCGGTCGGCATGACCACGATCCTGGACGTGCTCTGGGGTGACGCGCCACCCACGGCCGCGGCCGCCACGGTCCAGCAGTACGTCAGCCGCCTCCGCAAGATCATCGAGCCGGCCCGGCCGGCCCGGGACAGCGGCGGGCTGCTGCGGCGCACCCCCGGCGGCTACCAGCTGGCCGCCGACGACGACCAGGTCGACCTGCTGCGCTGGCGCGCGCTGATCCGGGACGCCCGCGCGCTCTACGGCGCGGACAAGGCCGCGGCCGGCGCGATGTTCCGGGAGGCGTTCGCGCTCTGGACCGGCCCGTCCGCGGCGAACCTGCCGCCGGAGGCGCGCGGCCACCCGGTCTTCACCGGGCTCGACCGCGAGCACGTCACCACGCTGGTCGAGGCGGCCGACGACGCGCTGTCCTGCGGTTACGGCGCCGCCCTGGTGCCGGCGCTGGACCGGGCCGCGGTCTGGCACCCGTTCGACGAGGGCGTGCACGCCCAGCTGCTGCGCGCGCTGGCCGCGGCCGGCCGCCGCGCGGACGGGCTGCGCCGCTACCGCGAGGTCCGCGACCGGCTGGTCGGCGAGCTGGGCATCGAGCCCGGCCCGCTGCTGCAGTCCGCGCACCGGTCGCTGCTGGCCGAGGAGGCTCCGGCCCCCGGGCCCGTGGCCGAGAAGAAGCCCGAGGCGGTACGGCCGGCGCAACTGCCCGCGGACCTCGGCTCGTTCTCCGGCCGCGACGTCGAGCTGGACCGCCTCGACTCGCTCGCCGAGGGCGCGATGCCGCTGGTCGTGGTGGGCGGACTGGGCGGCGTCGGCAAGACCGCGCTCGCGCTGCGCTGGGCGCACCGGGTGATGTCCGACTACCCGGACGGCCAGCTCTACGTGGACCTGCGCGGTTTCGCGCCGCGCAACCCGCCGCTGTCCCCGGTCGAGGCGCTGCACGGCTTCCTGGAGGCGCTCGGCGTGCCCCGGTCCAACCAGCCGGCCACGCTCGACGGCCTGTCCGCGCTCTACCGCAGCGTGCTGGCCGGCCGGAAGATCCTGGTGGTGCTGGACAACGCACGCGACGACGAGCAGGTCCGGCCGCTGCTGCCCGGCACGGCCGGCTGCGCGGTCGTGGTGACCAGCCGCAGCTACCTCGGCGGGCTCGCGGTCGACGAGGGCGCGCGCTCGGTCGGCCTGGACGTGTTCAGCGACGCGGACGCCTACCGCTACCTGCGGTCCCGGCTCGGCAAGGAGCGGGTGGACGCGGAGCCGGAGGCGGCCGCCGAGATCATCGAGGTGTGCGGCGGGCTGCCGCTCGCGCTGGCGATCTGCGCCGCGTGGACCGAGCGCAGCCCGGCGTTCACGCTCGGCACGGTCGCGGCCGAGATCCGGCGGCGGGCCGGGCTGGACGCGTTCGCCGGCGTCGCCACCGGCCGGGACGTGCGCGCGGTCTTCTCCTGGTCCTACCGCCGGCTCACGGCCGGTGCCGCGGAGCTGTTCCGCCGGCTCGGCCTGCACCCGGGCGGCGACGTCGCGCTCGGCACCGTGGCCAGCATCGCCGGCCGGGGCACGCCGGAGACGCTGACACTGCTGGCCGAGCTGGCCGACGCGCACCTGATCTCCGAGCTGCGGCCCGGCCGGTACGGCGCGCACGACCTGGTCCGGGCGTACGCGGCCGAGCTGGGCGAGCCGGCCGAACGGCAGGAGACGCTGCGCCGCACGCTCGACCACTACCTGCACTCGCTGCTGGCCGGCGCGCAGCTGGTCAACCCGCTGCGCACGCCGATCGACACCGGCGGGACCGCCGAGGGCGTGCGCCCGTTCCGGCCGCGCGACACCGACGAGGCGCTCGCCTGGTTCGATGAGGAGCGGGAGAACATCTCGGCCGCGATGGACGCGGCCGAGCAGCACGGCCTCGACCCGTACCTGTGGTACTTCGCCTGGGGTCTGAACGGCTACCTGATGGATCAGCTCGGCCGGTGGGACGAGGTGATCCCGGCGGCCCGGCGCGCGCTGGCCGCGGCCGAGCGGCAGAACTCGCTGTGGTGGCGCGGCTACCTGCACAACGCGCTCGGCATCTGCCACCACCGGTTCGGCGACTACGCGGAGGCGTACCGGCAGTGGTCGCTCGCGGTGAAGGCCGGCCGGGAGGCGGACGACCCGGTCCGGACCGGGATCGGCCTGGCCGGCATGGCGAGCACGCTGACCGACAACGGGCGCTGGCCGACCGGCGAGGAGATCGAGCGGGCCGCCGCGTTCGCGGACGAGGCGGTGGCGCTGTGCGGGCACCTGGACCGGGAGGCGCCGCCCGGCGCGACCGACTCGTACACGATGCGCGCCCGTGAACTGCTCGGCATCTGCGCCGAGTTCTTCGCGCTGCGGATCCTGCACCGCACCGGCGACGTGGAGGCGGCCGCGGCCGAGCTGCGCCGCGGCATCGAGATGCACCGCGGCGTCGGCAACTGGGCGCGCGAGGGCTGGG
- a CDS encoding caspase, EACC1-associated type produces MTDLLGRGVRILVIGTATHRGRLLTSVPAASRSAAAVAEAFIGAGGVDPQQVRLVIDPPDAQSMAEEVAAAATAAATVLIVYYVGHGLIDADRELYLAACATDELTPGRASYQALPFRTVGQALASSRATSRIVILDCCFSGRAAMPATLRPAEPGFALSAASGTYLLASAEQLALATRSPARPGRWSAAQPPKDAESGDLPEDRGLTAFTGRFVDLLENGDGRAGPHLTLDLVYRRVAAAARDAGEPIPRRQAGDASGSLRLAVNRAHTAAVTEVPDDPGDGECPYPGLAAFGPEDAGRYFGRDAALTALLHGARDALAASQPVVLVAPSGAGKTSLLNAGLVPALASGGSAATRTDPAGSMDGSAEWPVLSITPGERPLSRLVTHLGNAAVVRHGMRLEDRDVQAALPEPEELVRLAGLACAARAGAQRMVLIVDQLEQLFTLCESAAERGAFLAAVRALAGRHLVVLALRADFYGAAAERAELAEALRGHQVLITAMTAGETRAAIELPAAGAGLRLDDGLTDLILRDLGDDMARLPLLSHVLWATWRYREGHRLTLGGYQRAGGIATAIGTSAERAYASLGEPEATALRRMLPRLVRVGDDGPETARPLPPADLQRGLPDDAARRALERFTADRLLTRDATVVRLGHEALLRSWPRLRDWIDEDREQLRAAQRLAVDARAWQESNRDPALLYRGTRLATAAESAADLDAEEAAFLHASRQGRRRAERRRRAVTAVLAALLVLATGAAITAVVFQREAAAQRDTALAGLLAAEADQLRDTQPALAKQLSVLSYRLDEDTGTGPVLASMATRGLLNAGSRAYDLARSDDGSLLAISTDDGVVLRDARGSEPVARLGDGLVPGPVALRADGRLLAAGVVERHGGVANTTRSTIARARPTLALWDLTDPAEPGQQLLDSGEKSITAVAISSDGRLLAVAGGEGRIRFWDVGTPGTPRELSAVGAHTGMVDSLAFAPSGSLLASSGEDGRARLWDLRDPSAPVRRSEVPVSRRYDSTSSTFMHRVGFGPDTPFLVTVADSSGTQMYPQVWDISDPGRPRVRSDDSELHSRPGTDGRVSMIKAVALSRSAGDDDPYVVGSADYQFCVWRLLGDKLHLASKNHSADIFDLGNPVALEPEAGRPPTVATPSDRGVVLWDVTNAWHSGAAGSLPLLSASLLNHVSFSPRGPKLVADTSADFGTRVWDITRLPETRPVAAFPTSGSNLFEGEGTDGSSSFSPDGAVLAVSRTDGEEAIVDLVATGELTPDTSDEEVQPLATLRDFESGAQGVQFSLDGRLLTVADTGHRDEGPSTLRLFDVSRPSAPRLLAGLPHMIFSVAFSPAGPYLYGFGDNEIYLFDIADPARPRMLGSYPTTADSLLTSGTLTPDGRTLVVGDGGQFVRMFSVLSDGTLGDRIDVPSRSRLDNNGLATSPDGRLLALKGPDVETLGDTVDLYDISDPSTPRLRANLKTGTSVQAIAFSPDGKLLAVRGQDGVDLWRTDPAEVVRDVCATAGDVITREQWATYVPDLPYDPPC; encoded by the coding sequence ATGACTGACCTGCTCGGACGAGGCGTGCGCATTCTGGTGATCGGCACCGCCACCCACCGGGGCAGGCTGCTGACGTCCGTGCCGGCCGCGTCCCGCAGCGCGGCGGCCGTCGCGGAGGCGTTCATCGGCGCGGGCGGGGTCGACCCCCAGCAGGTGCGCCTGGTCATCGATCCGCCCGACGCGCAGTCGATGGCCGAGGAAGTGGCCGCGGCCGCGACCGCGGCAGCCACCGTGCTGATCGTCTACTACGTGGGCCATGGGTTGATCGACGCTGACCGGGAGCTCTACCTCGCCGCGTGCGCGACCGACGAGCTCACCCCGGGCCGGGCGAGTTACCAGGCGCTGCCGTTCCGCACCGTCGGCCAGGCGCTGGCCAGCAGCCGGGCGACGAGCCGGATCGTGATCCTCGACTGTTGTTTCTCCGGCCGGGCCGCCATGCCCGCGACGCTCCGCCCGGCCGAGCCGGGATTCGCCCTGTCCGCCGCCTCCGGCACCTACCTTCTCGCCTCCGCCGAGCAGTTGGCGCTGGCCACGCGATCCCCGGCACGCCCCGGCCGGTGGTCGGCAGCTCAGCCGCCCAAGGACGCGGAGTCCGGCGACCTGCCGGAGGACCGGGGACTCACCGCGTTCACCGGCCGGTTCGTCGATCTGCTGGAGAACGGCGACGGCCGGGCCGGGCCACATCTCACGCTTGATCTGGTGTACCGGCGAGTCGCCGCCGCGGCTCGGGACGCCGGTGAGCCGATTCCGCGACGGCAGGCCGGGGACGCCTCCGGCTCCCTGCGCCTCGCGGTCAACCGGGCGCATACCGCGGCCGTGACGGAGGTGCCGGACGACCCCGGCGACGGGGAGTGCCCCTACCCGGGACTGGCCGCGTTCGGCCCCGAGGACGCCGGCCGCTATTTCGGCCGCGACGCGGCGCTGACCGCGTTGCTGCACGGCGCCCGTGACGCGCTCGCGGCGAGCCAGCCGGTCGTACTGGTGGCACCATCCGGCGCGGGCAAGACCTCACTGCTCAACGCCGGGCTCGTCCCGGCCCTCGCCAGCGGCGGAAGCGCCGCCACCCGCACCGACCCGGCCGGCTCCATGGACGGGTCGGCGGAGTGGCCGGTCCTGTCGATCACCCCCGGCGAGCGTCCGCTGTCACGGCTCGTCACGCATCTCGGCAACGCGGCCGTGGTCCGGCACGGAATGCGCCTCGAGGACCGCGACGTGCAAGCGGCGTTGCCGGAGCCCGAGGAGCTGGTTCGCCTGGCCGGGCTGGCGTGTGCGGCCCGGGCGGGCGCACAGCGGATGGTGCTGATCGTCGACCAGCTGGAACAGCTCTTCACGCTCTGCGAGTCGGCGGCGGAGCGCGGCGCGTTCCTCGCGGCCGTGCGCGCGCTCGCCGGACGGCATCTGGTGGTGCTGGCGCTGCGGGCCGACTTCTACGGCGCGGCGGCGGAGCGGGCGGAACTCGCCGAGGCGCTGCGCGGCCACCAGGTGCTGATCACGGCGATGACCGCGGGCGAGACACGCGCCGCCATCGAGCTGCCCGCGGCCGGGGCCGGGCTCCGGCTGGACGACGGCCTCACCGATCTGATCCTGCGCGATCTCGGCGACGACATGGCGCGGCTGCCACTGCTGTCGCACGTACTCTGGGCCACCTGGCGCTACCGGGAGGGCCACCGGCTCACGCTCGGCGGTTACCAGCGGGCCGGCGGCATCGCCACGGCGATCGGGACCAGCGCCGAGCGGGCGTACGCGAGCCTCGGCGAACCGGAGGCCACGGCACTGCGCCGGATGCTGCCACGCCTGGTCCGCGTCGGCGACGACGGGCCGGAGACCGCGCGGCCGCTGCCACCCGCCGACCTGCAACGCGGCCTGCCCGACGACGCCGCACGGCGTGCGCTGGAGCGCTTCACCGCCGACCGGTTGCTCACCCGGGACGCCACCGTGGTCCGGCTCGGCCACGAGGCGCTGCTGCGTTCCTGGCCGCGGTTACGTGACTGGATCGACGAGGACCGCGAGCAGCTGCGGGCCGCGCAACGGCTGGCCGTCGACGCCCGCGCGTGGCAGGAGTCGAACCGTGACCCGGCACTGCTCTACCGGGGCACGCGACTGGCCACAGCCGCGGAGAGCGCCGCGGACCTCGACGCGGAGGAGGCCGCCTTCCTGCACGCGTCACGGCAGGGCCGGCGGCGCGCGGAGCGGCGGCGCCGGGCGGTGACAGCGGTGCTCGCGGCGCTGCTGGTACTGGCCACGGGCGCGGCGATCACGGCGGTGGTCTTCCAGCGGGAAGCGGCCGCCCAGCGCGACACGGCACTGGCCGGTCTGCTCGCTGCCGAGGCCGACCAGCTGCGCGACACCCAGCCGGCCCTGGCCAAGCAGCTGAGCGTGCTCTCCTACCGGCTCGACGAGGACACCGGCACCGGGCCGGTGCTGGCGAGCATGGCCACCCGGGGTCTGCTCAACGCGGGCAGCCGCGCGTACGACCTCGCGCGATCCGATGACGGTTCGCTACTGGCGATCTCCACCGACGACGGCGTCGTGCTGCGCGACGCCCGCGGCTCCGAGCCGGTCGCGCGGCTCGGTGACGGACTGGTGCCCGGCCCGGTCGCTCTCCGCGCCGACGGACGGTTGCTGGCGGCCGGGGTCGTCGAGAGGCACGGTGGCGTCGCCAACACCACCCGCAGCACGATCGCCCGCGCACGGCCGACGCTGGCGCTGTGGGACCTCACCGATCCGGCAGAGCCGGGCCAGCAGCTGCTGGACTCCGGCGAGAAGAGCATCACGGCCGTGGCGATCAGTTCCGACGGCCGGCTGCTGGCCGTGGCGGGCGGTGAAGGGCGTATCCGGTTCTGGGACGTCGGCACACCGGGCACGCCGCGGGAGCTCTCGGCGGTCGGCGCGCACACCGGCATGGTCGACTCGCTGGCGTTCGCGCCGTCCGGAAGCCTGCTGGCCAGCTCCGGCGAGGACGGGAGGGCGCGGCTCTGGGATCTGCGCGACCCGAGCGCGCCGGTGCGGCGCAGCGAGGTCCCGGTCTCGCGCCGGTACGACTCCACGTCCAGCACTTTCATGCACCGGGTCGGGTTCGGTCCGGACACCCCTTTCCTGGTGACCGTGGCCGACTCGTCCGGCACCCAGATGTACCCACAGGTCTGGGACATCTCCGATCCCGGCCGTCCGCGGGTGCGCAGCGACGACTCGGAGCTGCACAGCAGACCCGGCACGGACGGCCGTGTGTCGATGATCAAAGCGGTGGCGCTGAGCCGGTCCGCCGGTGACGACGATCCCTACGTGGTCGGCTCGGCCGACTACCAGTTCTGCGTCTGGCGGCTTCTCGGCGACAAGCTGCACCTGGCGAGCAAGAACCACAGTGCCGACATCTTCGACCTCGGCAACCCGGTGGCCCTCGAGCCCGAGGCAGGGCGCCCGCCGACGGTCGCCACGCCGAGCGACCGGGGCGTGGTGCTGTGGGACGTGACCAACGCGTGGCATTCGGGTGCCGCCGGGTCGCTGCCGCTGTTGTCGGCGAGCCTCCTCAACCACGTGTCATTCAGCCCACGCGGGCCGAAGCTGGTGGCCGACACGAGCGCGGACTTCGGGACCCGGGTCTGGGACATCACCCGGCTGCCGGAGACCCGGCCGGTGGCTGCCTTCCCGACCAGCGGCAGCAACCTGTTCGAGGGTGAGGGGACCGACGGAAGCAGCAGTTTCAGCCCTGACGGCGCAGTCCTGGCAGTGTCGCGCACCGACGGGGAGGAGGCGATCGTCGACCTCGTGGCGACGGGTGAGCTGACTCCTGACACGAGCGATGAGGAGGTGCAACCGCTCGCCACCCTCCGAGACTTCGAGTCGGGCGCGCAGGGCGTGCAGTTCAGCCTGGACGGGCGGCTGCTGACCGTCGCGGACACCGGGCACCGCGACGAAGGGCCTTCGACGCTGCGGCTCTTCGACGTCAGCAGGCCGTCCGCACCCAGGCTGCTGGCCGGCCTGCCGCACATGATCTTCTCGGTGGCCTTCTCTCCCGCCGGACCGTACCTGTACGGCTTCGGCGACAACGAGATCTACCTGTTCGACATCGCCGATCCGGCTCGACCGCGAATGCTCGGGTCGTATCCGACGACCGCGGACAGTCTGTTGACGAGCGGCACACTCACCCCTGACGGCCGGACGCTCGTCGTCGGCGACGGCGGTCAGTTCGTCCGGATGTTCTCGGTGCTCAGCGACGGCACGCTCGGCGACCGGATCGACGTGCCGAGCCGGAGCCGTCTCGATAACAACGGCTTGGCGACGAGCCCGGACGGCAGGCTGCTGGCCCTGAAAGGCCCGGATGTGGAGACGCTCGGAGACACCGTCGATCTGTACGACATCAGTGATCCGTCGACCCCACGCCTGCGGGCGAACCTGAAGACCGGTACATCCGTGCAGGCGATCGCGTTCAGCCCGGACGGGAAGCTGCTGGCCGTCCGCGGGCAGGACGGCGTCGACCTGTGGCGCACGGACCCCGCGGAGGTGGTCCGGGACGTGTGTGCCACGGCCGGCGACGTCATCACCCGCGAGCAGTGGGCCACCTACGTACCGGATCTGCCCTACGACCCACCGTGCTGA
- a CDS encoding TetR/AcrR family transcriptional regulator has product MSTTQAGPARRSRRAGYTAATHRSILEAARRLFRERGYFAVKVEEVARAARVSPATVYAVAGGKAGLLRSLMRFCAAAPAVTANLELIDRADDAGLILDLVADTTLDMRREWGDVLRVIMATAPHEPDAAASLAEATERYRSGLLLAAKRLSRLGALRPGMDVPHADALLWFYFGYSSLFTLVDDLHWSDGDAVAWLRTAAADALLATAPAPGA; this is encoded by the coding sequence ATGAGCACCACCCAGGCGGGACCAGCGCGGCGCAGCCGTCGCGCTGGGTATACGGCCGCCACCCACCGCTCGATCCTCGAGGCCGCCCGGCGCCTGTTCCGCGAGCGGGGCTACTTCGCGGTCAAGGTCGAGGAGGTGGCCCGCGCCGCCCGCGTCTCGCCCGCGACCGTCTACGCCGTGGCCGGTGGCAAGGCCGGGCTGCTGCGCTCGCTGATGCGCTTCTGCGCGGCCGCGCCCGCGGTCACCGCGAACCTGGAGCTGATCGACCGGGCCGACGACGCCGGCCTGATCCTCGACCTGGTCGCGGACACCACGCTCGACATGCGCCGCGAGTGGGGCGACGTGCTGCGCGTCATCATGGCCACCGCTCCGCACGAGCCGGACGCGGCCGCGTCGCTGGCCGAGGCGACCGAACGATACCGCTCCGGTCTGCTGCTGGCCGCGAAGCGCCTGTCCCGGCTCGGCGCGCTGCGCCCCGGCATGGACGTGCCGCACGCGGACGCGCTGCTCTGGTTCTACTTCGGGTACTCCTCGCTGTTCACGCTCGTCGACGACCTGCACTGGAGCGACGGCGACGCGGTGGCGTGGCTGCGCACCGCCGCCGCCGACGCGCTCCTTGCCACGGCCCCGGCGCCCGGTGCCTGA
- a CDS encoding SDR family NAD(P)-dependent oxidoreductase, which produces MTSVLITGPSRNLGRATTLALADRGADLLLVGRNLSPVAAEARERGARVHEITADLSRLADVRAAATAAKDLMDTGTVRPLRALIANAGLMSGDSRRVTADGYETTFAVNHLAHAQLIAGLHGTLTAPARIVLLSSNTYYQNVWRRLLRVPEARWRDPADLARPSDDPPGVAYSNAKLAILYYAHELQRHVAPGIGVTVFEPGWMPGTALGRDAPPAARAVGRALGRLPGISTPERSGPALASVALDDRWSHLRDGAFVLRDHLIQPRPFAHDRARERRLWEATAELLGLDRADQHGGS; this is translated from the coding sequence ATGACCTCCGTACTGATCACCGGCCCGTCCCGCAACCTCGGCCGGGCCACCACGCTCGCGCTCGCCGACCGCGGCGCCGACCTGCTGCTGGTCGGCCGCAACCTGTCCCCGGTCGCGGCCGAGGCCCGCGAACGGGGCGCCCGGGTGCACGAGATCACCGCCGACCTGTCCCGGCTCGCCGACGTGCGCGCCGCGGCCACCGCCGCCAAAGACCTGATGGACACCGGCACGGTACGGCCGCTGCGCGCGCTGATCGCGAACGCCGGCCTGATGTCGGGCGACAGCCGGCGCGTCACCGCGGACGGCTACGAGACCACGTTCGCGGTCAACCACCTGGCGCACGCCCAGCTCATCGCCGGCCTGCACGGCACGCTGACCGCGCCGGCCCGGATCGTGCTGCTCAGCTCGAACACGTACTACCAGAACGTCTGGCGCCGCCTCCTCCGCGTGCCGGAGGCCCGCTGGCGCGACCCGGCCGACCTCGCCCGGCCCAGCGACGACCCGCCCGGCGTCGCCTACTCCAACGCCAAGCTCGCCATCCTCTACTACGCCCACGAGCTGCAGCGGCACGTCGCCCCCGGCATCGGCGTGACCGTCTTCGAGCCCGGCTGGATGCCCGGCACCGCACTCGGCCGCGACGCGCCGCCGGCCGCCCGGGCCGTCGGCCGCGCGTTGGGCCGTCTCCCCGGCATCTCCACCCCGGAACGCTCCGGCCCGGCGCTGGCCTCGGTCGCGCTCGACGACCGCTGGTCCCACCTGCGAGACGGAGCCTTCGTCCTCCGCGACCACCTCATCCAGCCCCGCCCGTTCGCCCACGACCGCGCCCGCGAGCGCCGCCTGTGGGAGGCCACGGCGGAGCTGCTGGGGCTGGACCGTGCGGATCAGCACGGTGGGTCGTAG